The region GGAATGTCGATCAGCACTTTGTCGCCGTCTTGCACCAGGCCAATGGCCCCACCGGCTGCGGCCTCTGGAGAGGCGTGACCAATGGACAGGCCCGATGTACCGCCCGAGAAACGGCCATCGGTCAGCAAGGCGCAGGCTTTACCCAGGCCTTTGGACTTCAGGTACGAGGTCGGGTAGAGCATTTCTTGCATGCCCGGGCCGCCTTTCGGGCCTTCGTAACGAATGATCACGATGTCGCCTGCCTTGACCTCGTCGGCCAAAATGCCGCGCACGGCACTGTCCTGGCTTTCGAAAATCTTGGCGTTGCCTTCAAACACGTGGATCGACTCGTCGACGCCCGCGGTTTTCACGACGCAGCCATCCAGGGCGATGTTGCCGTAAAGCACTGCCAGGCCGCCTTCTTGCGAATAGGCATGCTCGACACTGCGGATGCAGCCGTTTTCGCGGTCGTCGTCCAGGGTTTCCCAGCGAGTCGACTGGCTGAACGCGGTTTGCGTCGGGATACCGGCCGGGCCTGCCTTGAAGAAGGTATGCACGGCTTCGTCGTCAGTCTGGGTGATGTCCCACTTGGCGATGCCTTCCGCCATTGTCTTGCTGTGTACGGTCGGCAGGTCGGTGTGCAGCAAGCCGCCACGGGCCAGCGAACCGAGGATGGAGAAAATGCCGCCAGCGCGGTGCACGTCTTCCATGTGGTACTTCTGGATGTTTGGCGCCACTTTGCACAGCTGGGGTACATGACGGGACAGACGGTCGATGTCTTTGAGGTCGAAATCGATCTCGGCTTCCTGGGCCGCCGCCAGCAAGTGCAGGATGGTGTTGGTCGAGCCACCCATGGCGATGTCCAGCGTCATGGCGTTTTCAAAGGCCTTGAAGTTGGCAATGTTGCGCGGCAGTACCGAGTCGTCATTTTCGACGTAGTACTGGCGGCACAGGTCAACGATGGTGCGGCCAGCCTGCAGGAACAGCTGTTCGCGGTCGCTGTGGGTAGCCAGGGCCGAACCGTTGCCCGGCAACGCCAGGCCGAGGGCTTCGGTCAGGCAGTTCATCGAGTTGGCGGTAAACATGCCGGAGCACGAACCGCAGGTAGGGCAAGCGCTACGCTCGTACTCGGCAACCTTCTCGTCAGAAGCGCTGGAGTCGGCGGCGATGACCATGGCATCGACCAGGTCGAGGCCGTGGCTGGCGAGCTTGGTCTTGCCCGCTTCCATTGGCCCGCCTGAAACGAAAATCACCGGGATGTTTAGGCGCAACGACGCCATCAGCATGCCCGGGGTGATTTTGTCGCAGTTGGAGATGCACACAATGGCGTCGGCGCAGTGGGCATTGACCATGTACTCGACGGAGTCGGCAATGATCTCGCGGCTCGGCAGCGAGTACAGCATGCCGTCGTGGCCCATGGCGATGCCGTCATCGACGGCAATGGTGTTGAATTCTTTGGCAACGCCACCCGCGCGTTCGATCTCGCGGGCAACCAGTTGGCCCATGTCCTTGAGGTGGACGTGACCGGGTACGAACTGGGTAAAGGAGTTGGCAATAGCGATGATCGGCTTCTTGAAGTCGGCATCTTTCATCCCCGTGGCGCGCCACAAAGCGCGGGCACCGGCCATGTTGCGGCCGTGGGTGGAGGTTTTCGAACGATAGTCAGGCATGGAACAACTCCGGGCGGCTAATCAGATAACAAACAGGGAAGTGAGCTTCTACTGACTCGAGGACCACACAGAAAATGACTACGTGTCCGCAAGCTGCCGTTAACGGTGCGGGATCGCCGCGCGTCTGGGCCTGAGCTCATAAACCCGCCGGGGATGATTGGCGATGAATACGTCGATTCTACACGGCTGGAGGCGGGAGGGAATGGGTCTGGTCTGCAGGCGAAATGACTTACTCAGCCCGCCGCTTGGTTTGCCGACGGTTGATCAGGGCATGCAGGCCCAGCATTGCAGCGCCCAGTACCATGAAACAGACCGCCAGGGTGGTTTGCAGGTCGAACCGGCTGAGGTTGACCAGCGCACTGATCCCCCCGCCGCAGACAAAAACCAGCATGCCTCCGATGGAGGCGGCGGTGCCTGCATATTCGGGGAAAACGTCCATTGCCCTGGAGGTTGCGATAGGGCGAGCAACGGTCGTCCCCGCCGTGCAGACAATCATCGGCAATAACACGCCCAGTATCGACAGCCCCAGAAGGCTCGAAAACAGCAGCATCAACACCCCCGCGAAAACAATCATCAGCGTGCCGACATTGATTTGGGCCCGCGCCTGAATCCGGCGGCTTAACATTTGCGCCACGACACCCCCGCATAGATAAGCCAGGCCATACAGCAACAGAACCAGGGAGAAGGCATAAGGCGAAAGCTGCAAATGCTGCAAAAACAGCAACGGAGACATCACGATAAAAGAGAAGTGACAGGCGAAGGCCAAGCCTGAAATCAGCCAGTAGCCGATAAAGATCGAGTCGCGACATACGAGTCGATACGACTGCACAAGCGTGCGCGACGGGTGTGGGAGGGGAAGTGAGTTTTCAAGGAAGAACAGCGCCTTGATAAACACCATCGTGGCCAGGGCGACAAAGACCCAAAAACTGCCCGGCCAATCGAAAGCCTGTTGCAGCAAGGTGCCTGCCAAGGGGGAAACTGAAATGAATACCCCGCTGGCGGTGATCATCAAAATACGCAGCTGGTCGCGCGCCTTGCCAACAAACAGATCCTGTACCAGCGCCTGGGTGAGGACGAATGAACCGCACCCTATGGCCTGAATACATCTGAAAAACAAAAACCAGGTGAAGTCCGATACCAGTACACACCCGATTCCCCCCAGTATTGAAATGAGCATCCCGGCAAGCAGTAGCCCCTTGCGCCCAAGCGTGTCTGACAGTGGACCAATCAACAGCTGAGAGAGGGATATACCCACTGCAAACAGGCTCACTGAGAACGCGATGTCGGAGGTCGAGCGGTTGAAATGGCTAGACAGCGCGGGGAAAGAGGGCAGCACAACATCCAGCGGGAATACCCCGAGCAGGACCATCGCCAGCAACAGGGCCACTGCTGCCCGGCGCTTTGCAGTACCGGACTCAGTCATTGATATATCCGGCTTCACGCATCAGCAAGAGGTTTTCATCGTCGTCAAAAAAACCGCCGCGGCTCATGGCAAGCAGTGTCGCGCTGGCGCCTCTTCGCACCCGTTTACGATGCGCGTCGGGGTGTACGAGGGCCGCCACAATGCCCACGATGGTTGTTTCGTCCAGATCCACTGCGCCGAAGCTCTCGCTCAGCCACTGGGAATCCGTTTCAAAGAAGATGCCGATGATCG is a window of Pseudomonas taetrolens DNA encoding:
- the ilvD gene encoding dihydroxy-acid dehydratase codes for the protein MPDYRSKTSTHGRNMAGARALWRATGMKDADFKKPIIAIANSFTQFVPGHVHLKDMGQLVAREIERAGGVAKEFNTIAVDDGIAMGHDGMLYSLPSREIIADSVEYMVNAHCADAIVCISNCDKITPGMLMASLRLNIPVIFVSGGPMEAGKTKLASHGLDLVDAMVIAADSSASDEKVAEYERSACPTCGSCSGMFTANSMNCLTEALGLALPGNGSALATHSDREQLFLQAGRTIVDLCRQYYVENDDSVLPRNIANFKAFENAMTLDIAMGGSTNTILHLLAAAQEAEIDFDLKDIDRLSRHVPQLCKVAPNIQKYHMEDVHRAGGIFSILGSLARGGLLHTDLPTVHSKTMAEGIAKWDITQTDDEAVHTFFKAGPAGIPTQTAFSQSTRWETLDDDRENGCIRSVEHAYSQEGGLAVLYGNIALDGCVVKTAGVDESIHVFEGNAKIFESQDSAVRGILADEVKAGDIVIIRYEGPKGGPGMQEMLYPTSYLKSKGLGKACALLTDGRFSGGTSGLSIGHASPEAAAGGAIGLVQDGDKVLIDIPNRSINLLVSDEELAARRVEQDKKGWKPVEVRPRKVTTALKAYALLATSADKGAVRDKALLDKLVP
- a CDS encoding MFS transporter, which translates into the protein MTESGTAKRRAAVALLLAMVLLGVFPLDVVLPSFPALSSHFNRSTSDIAFSVSLFAVGISLSQLLIGPLSDTLGRKGLLLAGMLISILGGIGCVLVSDFTWFLFFRCIQAIGCGSFVLTQALVQDLFVGKARDQLRILMITASGVFISVSPLAGTLLQQAFDWPGSFWVFVALATMVFIKALFFLENSLPLPHPSRTLVQSYRLVCRDSIFIGYWLISGLAFACHFSFIVMSPLLFLQHLQLSPYAFSLVLLLYGLAYLCGGVVAQMLSRRIQARAQINVGTLMIVFAGVLMLLFSSLLGLSILGVLLPMIVCTAGTTVARPIATSRAMDVFPEYAGTAASIGGMLVFVCGGGISALVNLSRFDLQTTLAVCFMVLGAAMLGLHALINRRQTKRRAE